From Candidatus Binataceae bacterium, the proteins below share one genomic window:
- a CDS encoding NADH-quinone oxidoreductase subunit J → MPLGLFIFLAALAVISALGTIAQRNPVHCLLALVVTLLVIAIMFIGLHAPTVGFLQIIVYAGAIMVLFLFVIWLLNLQAEVRTAPGHLLLKALAALLCAALAAEAFIVLWHAPSAAGAQATVPEGYGSIDKLATTLFSEYLVSFEVTSVLLLAAIVGAVALARRLPASRTITDTAQANAAPAPADGAPRSVPIAQPGARIAARGESTRPEGV, encoded by the coding sequence ATGCCGCTGGGGCTGTTCATCTTTCTCGCCGCGCTGGCGGTGATCTCCGCGCTGGGCACCATCGCGCAGCGCAACCCCGTGCACTGCCTGCTCGCGCTGGTCGTCACCCTGCTCGTGATCGCGATCATGTTCATCGGGCTGCACGCGCCGACCGTCGGCTTTCTGCAGATCATCGTCTATGCCGGCGCGATCATGGTCCTGTTCCTGTTCGTGATCTGGCTGTTGAATCTGCAGGCCGAGGTGCGCACCGCGCCCGGCCATCTCCTGCTCAAGGCGCTCGCCGCGCTGCTGTGCGCGGCCCTGGCGGCCGAGGCATTCATCGTGTTGTGGCACGCGCCGAGCGCCGCGGGCGCGCAGGCCACCGTACCCGAGGGCTACGGCTCGATCGACAAGCTCGCGACGACGCTGTTTTCCGAATATCTGGTCTCGTTTGAGGTGACTTCGGTGCTGCTGCTGGCCGCGATCGTGGGCGCGGTTGCTCTCGCCCGGCGGCTCCCGGCGTCGCGGACAATCACCGATACGGCGCAGGCGAACGCCGCGCCCGCGCCGGCTGATGGCGCGCCGCGCTCCGTTCCGATCGCGCAGCCGGGCGCGCGTATTGCGGCGCGCGGCGAATCGACGCGCCCGGAGGGCGTCTGA
- a CDS encoding complex I subunit 1 family protein: MLIDFIIDAVKAIVVLLLVLNLAGVLLWFERKGSALIQDRVGANRAAIIGLGKRLGLPNLGLVNTLLADPIKLFTKEDFVPDGADKFLHGLAPFLALFPVMITFAVVPFGDIVKIGNRTITLQAADLNVGALYILATIGIGVYGIALGGWASNNRWALLGGIRASAQMISYEVGLGLAIISVVMTYGTLDLQAMCHAQGGVWFGWLPRWGICLQPVAFLMLLTAGMAESKRVPFDLPEGESELVAGYFTEYSGGKQAVFMMTDFAEIVLVAVLITVFFFGGWQVPWLYRDGFHFPGGATLLLPQVAVAILGVVSFMVKTVIFCWLQILVRWTLPRFRYDQLMRLGWKGLVPLGLANVVVTALVVVLVAGAH, translated from the coding sequence GTGCTGATTGATTTCATAATCGACGCCGTCAAGGCGATCGTGGTGCTGCTGCTGGTGCTCAACCTGGCAGGCGTCCTGCTGTGGTTCGAGCGTAAAGGCAGCGCGCTCATCCAGGACCGGGTCGGCGCCAACCGCGCCGCGATCATTGGTCTCGGCAAGCGCCTTGGCCTGCCTAACCTCGGCTTGGTCAACACGCTGCTCGCCGATCCGATCAAACTCTTCACCAAGGAGGACTTCGTGCCTGACGGGGCGGACAAGTTCCTCCACGGCCTGGCGCCATTCCTCGCGCTGTTCCCTGTCATGATCACGTTCGCGGTGGTGCCCTTCGGCGACATCGTGAAGATCGGCAACCGCACGATTACGCTCCAGGCCGCTGACCTCAACGTCGGTGCGCTTTATATCCTGGCCACGATCGGAATCGGCGTGTACGGGATCGCGCTCGGCGGATGGGCCTCGAACAACCGCTGGGCACTGCTCGGCGGCATCCGCGCCAGCGCGCAAATGATCTCCTACGAGGTCGGGCTGGGCCTGGCGATCATCTCGGTGGTGATGACCTACGGCACGCTCGACCTGCAGGCGATGTGCCACGCCCAGGGCGGGGTGTGGTTCGGATGGCTGCCGCGGTGGGGGATTTGCCTCCAGCCGGTCGCCTTCCTGATGCTGTTGACCGCCGGGATGGCCGAGTCCAAGCGGGTGCCGTTCGACCTGCCCGAGGGCGAATCCGAGCTGGTGGCCGGCTATTTCACCGAGTACTCGGGCGGAAAGCAGGCGGTCTTCATGATGACCGATTTCGCCGAGATCGTGCTGGTCGCGGTGCTGATCACGGTGTTTTTCTTCGGCGGATGGCAGGTGCCGTGGCTCTATCGCGACGGATTTCACTTCCCCGGCGGCGCGACGCTGCTGCTGCCGCAGGTGGCAGTCGCGATTCTCGGCGTCGTCTCGTTCATGGTGAAGACCGTCATCTTCTGCTGGCTCCAGATTCTGGTGCGCTGGACGCTGCCGCGTTTCCGCTACGACCAGCTGATGCGTCTGGGATGGAAAGGGCTGGTGCCGCTGGGGCTTGCCAACGTGGTGGTGACGGCGCTGGTGGTGGTGCTGGTCGCGGGAGCGCATTGA
- a CDS encoding NAD(P)H-dependent oxidoreductase subunit E, giving the protein MKSVATRSEVCFSPAALDEHRALLARYPTRQAALLPTLWIAQREFGWISPAVEEYVARLMELPLAHVHGVVTFYSMFYRAPIGRWHLEVCANLSCRLRGADRVVACIQRKLGIAPGHTTADGKFTLSLVECIASCATAPVLQLNHERYHENLTEESVAKLIDELAARAD; this is encoded by the coding sequence GTGAAGTCGGTCGCGACTAGGTCCGAAGTCTGCTTCTCACCCGCCGCGCTCGACGAGCATCGCGCGCTGCTCGCCCGCTATCCGACACGCCAGGCCGCATTGCTGCCGACGTTGTGGATTGCCCAGCGTGAGTTCGGCTGGATCTCGCCCGCGGTCGAGGAGTACGTCGCGCGCCTGATGGAGCTGCCGCTCGCCCACGTCCACGGCGTGGTCACGTTCTATTCCATGTTCTACCGCGCGCCGATCGGACGCTGGCACCTGGAAGTCTGCGCCAACCTGTCGTGCCGGTTGCGCGGCGCGGACCGTGTGGTGGCCTGTATCCAGCGCAAACTCGGCATCGCGCCCGGCCATACCACCGCCGACGGCAAGTTCACGCTCAGCCTGGTCGAATGCATCGCGTCCTGCGCCACCGCGCCCGTGCTCCAGCTAAATCACGAGCGCTACCACGAAAATCTGACCGAGGAATCCGTCGCCAAGCTCATCGACGAACTGGCCGCCCGTGCTGATTGA
- the rsmD gene encoding 16S rRNA (guanine(966)-N(2))-methyltransferase RsmD produces the protein MRVIAGEAHGRRLRAPRGLETRPATARVRASIFSRLAARTELAGARVLDLFAGSGSLGLEALSRGARHAVFVDSSRAAAAAIRDNLRTLGLAERAEVIVAGVERALAHLRARGARFDLVFIDAPYRHDISEAVLALLAAGGLLEAGAWVVVRQAARAPRPASAGLEEASCATVSDHRIALYRAPLLR, from the coding sequence ATGAGAGTCATCGCGGGCGAGGCGCACGGGCGGCGCCTGCGTGCGCCGCGCGGGTTAGAGACGCGGCCGGCAACCGCGCGCGTGCGGGCCTCGATTTTCTCGCGCCTCGCCGCGCGTACCGAGCTTGCCGGCGCACGCGTGCTCGACCTCTTCGCCGGCAGCGGCTCGCTCGGTCTCGAGGCGCTCTCGCGCGGGGCGCGTCACGCCGTCTTCGTCGACTCCTCGCGCGCCGCCGCCGCCGCCATCCGCGACAACCTGCGCACGCTCGGCCTCGCCGAGCGCGCCGAGGTGATCGTCGCAGGCGTGGAAAGGGCGCTTGCCCATCTGCGCGCGCGCGGCGCGCGCTTCGACCTCGTCTTCATTGACGCGCCCTATCGCCACGATATCAGCGAGGCGGTGCTCGCGTTGCTTGCAGCGGGCGGGTTGCTGGAGGCGGGGGCGTGGGTGGTGGTGCGTCAGGCCGCGCGCGCGCCGCGGCCGGCGTCAGCGGGGCTGGAAGAGGCCAGCTGCGCGACCGTCAGCGACCATCGCATCGCCCTTTACCGCGCCCCCTTGTTGCGCTAG
- the coaD gene encoding pantetheine-phosphate adenylyltransferase, with product MKDSRPRCAIYPGTFDPIHHGHIDVIRRSVAIFDEVIVAVAYNPHKDPALFTPDERVEMIREAIRDLEPRARVDKFSGLSVDYAQRIGAHVIIRSLRAVTDFDYELQMAHMNKQMFPQIETVFLFANPKLFFTASRLIKEVASHGKRLPELVPEPVMNRLRAKLKID from the coding sequence GTGAAGGACTCGAGACCCAGGTGTGCGATCTATCCGGGCACCTTCGACCCCATCCATCACGGCCACATCGACGTCATCCGGCGCAGCGTGGCGATCTTCGACGAAGTGATCGTGGCGGTGGCCTACAATCCGCACAAGGACCCCGCCCTGTTCACTCCCGACGAGCGCGTGGAAATGATCCGCGAGGCCATCCGCGACCTCGAGCCGCGCGCGCGGGTGGATAAGTTCAGCGGTTTGTCGGTCGATTACGCCCAGCGCATCGGCGCCCACGTGATCATCCGCAGCCTGCGCGCGGTCACCGATTTCGATTACGAATTGCAGATGGCGCACATGAACAAACAGATGTTCCCGCAGATCGAGACGGTGTTCCTGTTCGCCAATCCCAAGCTGTTCTTCACCGCCTCGCGGCTGATCAAGGAAGTCGCAAGCCACGGCAAGCGCCTGCCCGAGCTGGTGCCGGAGCCGGTGATGAACCGGCTGCGCGCCAAGCTCAAAATCGACTGA
- a CDS encoding pyridoxal phosphate-dependent aminotransferase: MLKLNRRVAGIKPSATLAADARATELRAAGVDVIPLAAGEPDFDTPERIKEAARRALAEGKTKYTPVSGTREFKEAVRVKLKRDNGLEYEPAEIMASAGSKPAEYNVIGSLFDEGDEVIIPTPAWVSFVAMVQLSGATPKLVPCAESDGFLLDPERLRRAIGPRTRGIIINSPSNPTGAVYGTEELASLGRVLAESDVWVMSDDAYEHISYGGARIPHLFEVEPRLRQRGIVFNTLSKTYAMTGWRIGFAAGPREVIAAAVRLQSQNSGNPSSIAQAAAVEALTGAQDEVHAMAAEFRARRDLVVERIRRLAGFSLPNVPAGAFYVFPNVSALLRRQYKGRPIGDGDRLAEVILDEAQVAIVGGNDFGAPEHVRISYATSREQINRAFDRLDKLTHELAR, encoded by the coding sequence ATGCTCAAGCTCAACCGCAGAGTGGCCGGGATCAAACCGTCGGCCACGTTGGCCGCCGACGCCCGCGCAACTGAACTAAGGGCCGCCGGCGTCGACGTCATCCCGCTCGCCGCCGGCGAGCCCGACTTCGACACCCCCGAGCGCATCAAGGAGGCCGCCCGCCGCGCGCTCGCCGAGGGCAAGACCAAGTACACCCCGGTCTCGGGCACCCGCGAGTTCAAGGAGGCGGTGCGCGTCAAGCTCAAGCGCGACAACGGCCTGGAGTACGAGCCCGCCGAGATCATGGCGTCCGCCGGCAGCAAGCCCGCCGAGTACAACGTCATCGGCAGCCTCTTCGACGAGGGCGACGAGGTTATCATCCCGACCCCGGCGTGGGTGAGTTTCGTCGCGATGGTGCAGTTGAGCGGCGCGACGCCCAAGCTCGTGCCCTGCGCGGAAAGCGACGGCTTTCTGCTCGATCCCGAGCGGCTGCGCCGCGCGATCGGCCCGCGCACGCGCGGGATCATAATCAACTCGCCCTCCAACCCGACCGGCGCGGTGTACGGCACCGAGGAGCTAGCCTCGCTGGGGCGGGTGCTCGCGGAATCGGACGTGTGGGTGATGTCCGACGATGCCTACGAGCACATCTCGTACGGCGGCGCGCGGATCCCGCATTTGTTCGAGGTCGAACCGCGGCTCAGGCAGCGCGGAATCGTCTTCAACACGCTGTCGAAGACCTATGCGATGACCGGCTGGCGGATCGGTTTTGCGGCCGGCCCGCGCGAGGTCATCGCCGCCGCGGTCCGCCTCCAGAGCCAGAACAGCGGCAACCCCAGTTCGATCGCCCAGGCCGCCGCGGTCGAGGCGCTGACCGGAGCACAGGACGAAGTGCATGCGATGGCGGCGGAGTTTCGCGCGCGGCGCGACCTGGTGGTCGAGCGCATCCGCCGGCTTGCCGGCTTCAGCCTGCCCAACGTGCCGGCCGGCGCCTTCTATGTCTTCCCCAACGTCTCGGCGCTGCTCAGGCGCCAGTACAAGGGTCGTCCGATCGGTGACGGCGACCGCCTGGCCGAGGTCATCCTCGACGAGGCCCAGGTTGCGATCGTGGGCGGCAACGACTTCGGCGCGCCCGAGCACGTGCGGATCTCCTACGCGACCTCGCGCGAGCAAATCAACCGCGCCTTCGACCGGCTCGACAAGCTGACCCACGAGCTCGCGCGCTAG
- a CDS encoding isochorismatase family cysteine hydrolase, producing the protein MTAAGKQAGAGLISALLVLDLQVDFLEPNGRMPIAREQIAPVLAAANRAIAAAGGSGMAVVYVGNEFTPWDIPGNWFRHGAALRGTPGAALDPRLRRLGAAPYFAKRGGDAFANPALVNFVRTGRITRVVLCGVYADACVSATARGALGRGLRVTVLADAVGAASEAARRRALTGLGSAGVGIETTADFVTRLAANAAAARR; encoded by the coding sequence ATGACCGCGGCGGGCAAACAAGCCGGCGCCGGCCTGATCAGCGCGCTGCTCGTGCTGGATCTCCAGGTCGACTTTCTTGAGCCGAACGGGCGGATGCCGATCGCCCGCGAGCAAATCGCTCCCGTGCTTGCCGCGGCCAACCGCGCGATTGCGGCCGCCGGGGGGTCGGGCATGGCGGTAGTCTACGTCGGCAACGAGTTCACGCCCTGGGATATCCCGGGCAACTGGTTTCGCCACGGCGCGGCGCTGCGCGGCACGCCGGGCGCCGCGCTCGATCCGCGCCTGCGGCGGCTTGGCGCGGCGCCCTATTTCGCCAAGCGCGGCGGCGACGCGTTCGCCAATCCGGCCCTCGTGAATTTCGTGCGCACCGGCCGTATTACCCGCGTCGTCCTGTGCGGGGTCTATGCCGACGCGTGCGTGAGTGCAACCGCCAGGGGCGCGCTCGGCCGCGGTCTGCGGGTCACGGTCCTGGCCGACGCGGTGGGCGCGGCGAGCGAAGCCGCGCGCCGCCGCGCGCTTACCGGCCTCGGCAGCGCGGGCGTCGGGATCGAAACCACCGCGGATTTCGTCACGCGGCTTGCCGCCAACGCGGCCGCCGCCCGCCGCTAG
- the nfi gene encoding deoxyribonuclease V (cleaves DNA at apurinic or apyrimidinic sites) — protein MASGEYEANRQGGLRPVRRHRWDLTPRQAIALQARMRARLIVRGGPRSPRLVAGADVAYDKARGRCYAAVVVLNLPELRMVEYASAERAVRFPYVPGLLSFREGPAVLAALARLRHRPDLLMFDAHGYAHPRRFGLAAHLGYLLDVPSIGCAKSVLVGEHGAVGCEAGSFAWLVDRGERVGAALRTRAGVRPVYISPGHRVGFRQALRLALMAVGKFRVPEPTRLADIMVARLKREAAVANAPGATALRARR, from the coding sequence ATGGCTAGCGGCGAGTACGAGGCGAACAGACAAGGGGGGCTGCGTCCCGTGCGACGCCATCGATGGGACCTTACGCCGCGCCAGGCTATCGCCCTCCAGGCGCGGATGCGCGCGCGCCTGATCGTTCGCGGCGGACCGCGCTCGCCACGGCTCGTCGCCGGCGCCGACGTCGCCTACGACAAGGCGCGCGGGCGATGCTACGCGGCGGTGGTGGTGCTCAACCTGCCCGAGCTGCGCATGGTCGAGTACGCGAGCGCCGAACGCGCGGTGAGATTCCCCTACGTTCCCGGCCTGTTGAGCTTCCGCGAAGGCCCCGCGGTGCTCGCGGCGCTCGCCCGCCTGCGCCATCGCCCTGACCTGCTGATGTTCGACGCCCACGGCTACGCGCATCCGCGTCGCTTCGGCCTCGCCGCCCATCTCGGCTATTTGCTCGACGTCCCGTCGATCGGATGCGCCAAGTCGGTCCTGGTCGGCGAACACGGTGCGGTGGGATGCGAGGCGGGAAGTTTCGCGTGGCTGGTCGATCGCGGCGAGCGGGTCGGCGCAGCGCTGCGCACGCGCGCGGGCGTGCGCCCGGTGTATATCTCGCCGGGCCATCGCGTCGGCTTTCGCCAGGCGCTGCGGCTGGCCCTGATGGCGGTGGGGAAGTTTCGCGTGCCCGAGCCGACCCGGCTCGCCGACATCATGGTCGCGCGGCTCAAGCGCGAGGCCGCCGTTGCGAACGCCCCGGGCGCTACTGCGTTGCGGGCGCGCCGTTGA
- a CDS encoding HAMP domain-containing sensor histidine kinase, which yields MAAHADKPPSPVVFNDRERDLMAEVARHVKPNVSAVARRWAEAIRLDAPAEKIPRMRQTLEGLNTEVLSGFFERLAERDPEGALEVYSGFIEKLIRSQLEEPERQRATIEALFGAARLLRVPLTKEIQNVLGAAEGRAIYVQLCFSRLWGYCAEELGLIYSRLREQHLRQLYDEAQRSAERLRESEERYRMLVGELTEARDAALESSRLKSAFLANMTHEIHTPLNIVLGYADLMAERLGELGDEERAREFGEPVRRAGNRLLETINAILEISKMEAGGYKLAPREIRLGDFAGRLLGEFKVLAARKGLELSARIDTPEAVVRFDENCLSNALTNLLQNAIKFTERGAVSMRVYCDSGGVQCLDVADSGIGMDARFVPHVFEPFSQENSSLTRKFEGVGLGLALVRKYLELNGAQISVASEKGKGSTFTIRFLNGAPATQ from the coding sequence ATGGCTGCGCATGCCGACAAGCCTCCCTCGCCCGTGGTGTTCAACGATCGTGAACGCGATCTGATGGCTGAAGTCGCGCGCCATGTGAAGCCCAATGTCAGCGCGGTGGCGCGCCGATGGGCCGAAGCGATCCGGCTCGACGCGCCGGCCGAGAAAATTCCGCGCATGCGCCAGACGCTGGAAGGGCTGAACACCGAGGTACTCAGCGGGTTTTTCGAGCGTCTGGCCGAGCGCGATCCAGAGGGTGCGCTGGAGGTTTACTCGGGGTTCATCGAGAAGCTCATTCGCAGCCAGCTCGAGGAGCCCGAGCGCCAGCGCGCCACGATTGAGGCGTTGTTCGGCGCGGCGCGCCTGCTGCGCGTGCCGCTCACCAAGGAAATCCAGAACGTGCTCGGCGCCGCCGAAGGCCGCGCCATCTATGTGCAACTATGCTTCAGCCGGCTGTGGGGCTACTGTGCCGAGGAGCTGGGACTGATTTACAGCCGCCTGCGCGAACAGCATCTGCGCCAGCTCTACGACGAGGCGCAGCGCAGCGCCGAGCGGCTGCGCGAGAGCGAAGAGCGCTACCGGATGCTGGTTGGCGAATTGACCGAGGCGCGCGACGCGGCGCTCGAATCCTCGCGCCTGAAGTCGGCCTTCCTTGCCAACATGACGCATGAGATCCACACCCCTCTCAACATCGTCCTTGGCTACGCCGACCTGATGGCGGAGCGGCTCGGCGAACTGGGCGACGAGGAGCGCGCGCGCGAATTCGGCGAGCCGGTGCGCCGCGCCGGCAACCGCCTGCTCGAAACCATCAACGCGATCCTCGAAATCTCCAAGATGGAGGCGGGCGGCTACAAGCTGGCACCGCGCGAGATCAGGCTCGGCGATTTTGCCGGCCGCCTGCTCGGCGAGTTCAAGGTGCTCGCCGCGCGCAAGGGGCTGGAACTTTCGGCGCGCATCGACACCCCCGAGGCGGTGGTCAGGTTCGACGAGAACTGTCTGTCCAACGCGCTGACCAACCTGCTCCAGAATGCGATCAAGTTCACCGAGCGCGGCGCGGTGTCGATGCGCGTGTATTGCGACAGTGGGGGCGTGCAATGCCTGGACGTCGCTGACAGCGGGATCGGAATGGACGCCCGCTTCGTTCCCCATGTCTTCGAGCCCTTCTCGCAGGAGAACAGCAGCCTGACCCGCAAGTTCGAGGGCGTCGGCCTGGGGCTCGCGCTGGTCAGGAAATACCTCGAGCTCAACGGCGCGCAGATCTCGGTCGCGAGCGAAAAGGGCAAGGGTTCAACCTTTACGATCCGCTTTCTCAACGGCGCGCCCGCAACGCAGTAG
- a CDS encoding alpha/beta hydrolase, which produces MPIFERAGVSLYYEEYGAGYPLLLFAPGGMRSSIEFWRRSPFDPTAELAADFRVIAMDQRNAGRSRAPLSATDGWETYAADHLALLDHLGVRRAHLMGGCIGSSYCLGVIKAAPERVSAAVLQNPIGLSAENRKAFHEMFDGWADELKQERPGLDDAALRAFRARMYDGDFVFAVSRDFVRGCQTPLLVLAGDDLYHPTPIAQEIARLAPRAELIMKWKTPDATPAAVARVRAFLKAHQ; this is translated from the coding sequence ATGCCAATCTTCGAGCGCGCGGGCGTGTCGCTGTATTACGAGGAGTACGGCGCGGGCTATCCGCTGCTGCTGTTCGCGCCGGGCGGGATGCGCTCGAGTATCGAATTCTGGCGGCGCAGCCCCTTCGACCCGACCGCCGAGCTGGCGGCCGACTTCCGCGTAATCGCGATGGACCAGCGCAACGCCGGGCGTTCGCGCGCACCGCTCAGCGCGACCGACGGATGGGAAACCTATGCCGCCGACCATCTCGCCCTGCTCGACCATCTCGGCGTGCGCCGCGCCCATCTGATGGGCGGCTGCATCGGTTCCTCCTATTGCCTGGGCGTAATCAAGGCGGCGCCCGAGCGGGTCAGCGCTGCGGTGCTGCAAAACCCGATCGGGCTCAGCGCCGAGAATCGCAAGGCCTTCCACGAGATGTTCGACGGTTGGGCGGATGAGCTGAAGCAGGAGCGTCCCGGGCTTGACGACGCGGCGCTGCGCGCCTTTCGCGCGCGCATGTACGACGGCGATTTCGTCTTCGCGGTCTCGCGCGACTTCGTGCGCGGCTGCCAGACCCCGCTGCTGGTGTTGGCGGGCGACGATCTCTACCATCCGACGCCGATCGCGCAGGAGATCGCGCGGCTCGCACCCAGGGCCGAGCTGATTATGAAGTGGAAAACCCCCGACGCGACGCCGGCGGCCGTCGCGCGCGTCCGCGCCTTCCTCAAGGCGCACCAGTAG
- a CDS encoding LLM class F420-dependent oxidoreductase encodes MTVGLQAFVSESTADPARIARKAEALGFDSIFIPEHPIIPVHHRTPYPLGDGSIPEFYAHMPDPFVSLAHAAAATTRIKLATGICLVPERDPIVMAKEIATLDFWSGGRFLFGIGAGWLADESEIMGVDFKRRWPMTREYIAAMKELWTRPEPSFEGKFVRFPKVKFFPKPVQKPHPPVIIGAGGIGPSCERALKDTVAMGDGWMPLGLSPAQLATELGNLRRMCAEAKRDFGRIEITFLMLELPKEPARAIHEYHEAGAHRVLVSAPTLAPDNFERELEELARACIR; translated from the coding sequence ATGACGGTAGGATTGCAGGCGTTCGTGAGCGAGAGCACCGCTGACCCGGCGCGTATCGCGCGCAAGGCCGAGGCGCTCGGCTTCGATTCGATCTTCATCCCCGAGCATCCGATAATTCCGGTCCACCACAGGACGCCCTACCCGCTCGGCGACGGCTCGATCCCCGAATTTTACGCCCACATGCCGGACCCCTTCGTCTCGCTGGCGCACGCCGCCGCCGCAACCACCCGGATCAAGCTCGCGACCGGGATCTGTCTGGTTCCCGAGCGCGATCCGATCGTGATGGCCAAGGAGATCGCGACGCTCGACTTCTGGTCGGGCGGGCGCTTCCTGTTCGGCATCGGCGCCGGATGGCTCGCCGACGAGTCGGAGATCATGGGGGTCGACTTCAAGCGGCGCTGGCCGATGACCCGCGAGTACATCGCGGCGATGAAGGAGTTGTGGACCAGGCCCGAGCCCAGCTTCGAAGGCAAGTTCGTCCGGTTTCCCAAGGTGAAGTTCTTCCCCAAGCCGGTACAGAAGCCGCATCCGCCAGTCATCATCGGCGCCGGCGGGATCGGGCCGAGTTGCGAGCGCGCGCTAAAGGACACGGTCGCGATGGGCGACGGATGGATGCCGCTGGGGCTCAGCCCCGCCCAGCTTGCCACCGAGCTTGGCAATCTGCGCCGGATGTGCGCCGAAGCGAAGCGCGATTTCGGCCGGATCGAGATCACGTTCCTGATGCTGGAGTTGCCCAAGGAGCCGGCGCGCGCGATCCATGAATATCACGAGGCCGGCGCCCATCGCGTGCTCGTGAGCGCGCCTACGCTTGCGCCCGACAATTTCGAGCGTGAACTGGAGGAGCTCGCGCGTGCCTGCATCCGCTGA
- the amrB gene encoding AmmeMemoRadiSam system protein B has translation MDKPRIRPVEAFPLEQEGQSVVCLRDPSRLAPDPIVLGMGAYFLVTLFDGTNSVLDLQAAFSRRFGTIIHSEQIRELIAALDRAGYLDSPAFAERVRAVREEFEKSPARPAVLAGLCYETEAPRLRAEIESFFERPGAPGRDALAAAPAPEGELAGLVAPHIDPRRGAAAYAWAYGELRRHQRPELVVILGTSHYGAGPELFSATRKDYLTPLGAVRTDCGFVERLGARYGEAGGGDLFADELLHRNEHSIEFQALFLAWALGVGDYQVVPVLVGSFHEMVRGGEQPANDSRVAAFLAALRAELARERRRVLILSGVDFAHVGRKFGDPFGIGNGVAERVRREDLALIENIKAGDPGGFFADIAREGDARKICGLAPMYTQLELLRGRRARLLHYDIALEPQTDSLVSFASLAIE, from the coding sequence ATGGACAAGCCGCGGATTCGCCCGGTGGAGGCATTTCCCCTCGAGCAGGAGGGCCAAAGCGTGGTCTGCCTGCGCGATCCGAGCCGACTTGCGCCGGATCCGATCGTGCTCGGGATGGGCGCTTACTTCCTGGTTACGTTGTTCGACGGCACCAACTCGGTGCTCGATCTCCAGGCCGCGTTCAGCCGTCGCTTCGGGACGATCATTCATTCCGAGCAGATCCGCGAGCTCATCGCGGCGCTCGATCGTGCCGGTTACCTCGACTCGCCGGCGTTTGCCGAACGAGTGCGCGCCGTGCGCGAGGAATTCGAAAAGAGTCCGGCGCGCCCGGCGGTTCTCGCAGGGCTGTGCTATGAGACGGAGGCGCCGCGCTTGCGGGCCGAGATCGAGTCGTTTTTTGAGCGGCCGGGCGCGCCCGGCCGCGACGCGCTTGCCGCCGCGCCGGCGCCCGAGGGCGAGCTGGCGGGGCTTGTCGCGCCGCATATCGATCCGCGCCGCGGCGCCGCGGCCTACGCGTGGGCCTACGGCGAACTGCGCCGCCATCAGCGCCCCGAGCTCGTGGTCATCCTCGGCACCTCGCACTACGGCGCCGGCCCCGAGCTTTTCAGCGCCACGCGCAAGGACTATCTGACCCCGCTCGGCGCGGTGCGCACCGACTGCGGCTTTGTCGAGCGGCTCGGGGCGCGCTATGGCGAGGCGGGCGGCGGCGACCTGTTCGCCGACGAGCTGCTGCATCGCAACGAGCATTCGATCGAGTTCCAGGCGCTGTTCCTGGCGTGGGCGCTGGGCGTTGGCGACTACCAGGTCGTGCCGGTGCTAGTCGGCTCGTTCCACGAGATGGTGCGCGGCGGCGAGCAGCCGGCCAACGATTCGCGCGTGGCCGCCTTCCTTGCAGCGCTGCGCGCGGAGCTTGCGCGCGAGCGCCGGCGCGTGCTGATCCTCTCCGGCGTTGACTTCGCCCACGTCGGGCGCAAGTTCGGTGACCCCTTCGGGATCGGCAACGGCGTGGCCGAGCGAGTGCGGCGCGAGGACCTTGCGCTGATCGAGAACATCAAGGCCGGCGATCCGGGCGGCTTCTTCGCCGACATCGCGCGCGAGGGCGACGCGCGCAAGATTTGCGGGCTTGCCCCGATGTACACGCAGCTCGAGCTTCTGCGCGGCCGGCGCGCGCGTTTGCTTCACTACGACATCGCGCTCGAGCCGCAGACCGATTCGCTGGTCTCCTTCGCCAGCCTCGCGATCGAATAG